The window GCTTTACCAGAGAACAGGCAGAAGAACTGATAGAAAGGAAGCTGGCGGAGCATGAAAAATAAGATTATTCGCATCGGAACAAGAAGAAGCGCTTTAGCTGTGGCCCAGGCAAACCTGGTGGTGGAGGCCCTTGCAAAAGCAGGTACCGGCCTTCCGGCAGAACTGGTGCTAAAGCAGACGGAAGGGGACAGGATCCTTGATAAGCCCCTTCTGGAATTTGGAGGAAAAGGCGTGTTTGTGGCGGAATTTGAGCAGGCCCTTCTGCAGGGAGAAATCGATTTTGCGGTCCACAGCGCCAAGGATCTTCCCATGGAGCTGGAGGAGGGCCTGGGGATTGTGGCTGTATTGGAAAGAGGAGATCCCAGAGATGTACTGGTGACACCTGCTTCCAGCGGCCTTTCTGGGAAAAAGGAAATCGTCATCGGCACTTCCAGCTTAAGAAGAAAGCTCCAGATAGAGGAAATGGGAAAGACCATGTGGCCGGAAGCTTTGGTGCGCTGCGAAAATTTAAGGGGTAATGTGACCACCAGGCTTTCAAAGCTCATGGAAGGCTCTTTTGACGGCATCATTCTGGCTGCTGCCGGATTAAAACGGCTGGGGCTTTGGGAGGACAGCCGTTACGATTACCACTGCTTTGACTGTGAGTCCTTTATTCCGGCCGGGGGCCAGGGAATACTTGCTGTGGAAGGACGGCTGGAATCGGGCCTTGAGGCAGTGGTAAAGCCTCTTGAAGATGAGGAAGCCAGGATGTGCCTTGCCTTGGAACGGAAGATCTTAAAGCTGCTGAATGCCGGATGCCATGAGCCTATCGGCGTGTATTCCAGGGTCAAAGGCAAAGAAGTGGAAGTCTTAGGAATCAGCAGGAGAGGGGAAGAGATAAAGCGGATCCATCTGCGGGGAGGATCAGGGGAACTGGATGAGCTGGCGCGGCTGGCAGCCGAAGGCCTTTCGTAAAAAAGGAGGATGCTATGAAGAAAACAGGAGCCGTCTATCTGGTAGGGGC of the Lacrimispora indolis DSM 755 genome contains:
- the hemC gene encoding hydroxymethylbilane synthase yields the protein MKNKIIRIGTRRSALAVAQANLVVEALAKAGTGLPAELVLKQTEGDRILDKPLLEFGGKGVFVAEFEQALLQGEIDFAVHSAKDLPMELEEGLGIVAVLERGDPRDVLVTPASSGLSGKKEIVIGTSSLRRKLQIEEMGKTMWPEALVRCENLRGNVTTRLSKLMEGSFDGIILAAAGLKRLGLWEDSRYDYHCFDCESFIPAGGQGILAVEGRLESGLEAVVKPLEDEEARMCLALERKILKLLNAGCHEPIGVYSRVKGKEVEVLGISRRGEEIKRIHLRGGSGELDELARLAAEGLS